The Penicillium psychrofluorescens genome assembly, chromosome: 2 nucleotide sequence AAGCCCACCGTGATTGGTGGGGCCGCGACAGACCCAAAAAAGACTTCCATAGAACACCTCCGATTGCGCCGGACATGAAACCTCCCTCATGACATGAACCCCTTCAGACAACAGTTCCGGGCCGATTCATCCTGGCACCCGGTTGGCCTTGCTTCCTCATTCCCAGACCTCGACCTGGATAAGGACGCCTATCGGATCGCCCCAAGATGCAAAGCTTTCCGCATCCCAACGACAAAGGCCAAGGCGCCTGAGGCTCCGATGGAAGCGGACATTGACCAGCCGGGGGATCTGAAGGAACAGGTTCTAGTGTTTAACTATAAAGGGCAATTTCACGCCGTTGATCATGTAAGTACGAGTCAGAGATTGGAGGTCAGGTTCTTGGATCAAGCTGAACATTGGATAGCAATGCCCGCATTCGTCATTCCCACTTTCCCAGGGCAATGTCTTTGATATTGAAGACTTCGGCATCACCCTCAGTGCTGGGATTACATGTCCTAAGCACGAATGGTCCTTTGATATCTTCTCCGGCCAGGCAGATCGCGGCAACTACAAGCTGAAGGTGTGGGAGGTCCAGCTGCGGGAGCCTCGTGTATCATCGACTGATGGGTCTCCTGAGGGTGATGACAAGGAGGTTTGGGTCAGGCGAAAGCAACGAATCGGCTAAGATGGCTCCTCCATTTTATTTGGAGGGAATCTATATTTAGCAGTTACTATGAGCAATTCAGCCCTGTAAGATAGACAGACCTACCTGGCGGAGAAAACCTGCTGGATACAGGTATATACAAATTTCATCCTCAATAAGCGTTCTCTGGTATTACAGTTAACAAATGCCTAGCTGAAGATATATAATTGTCAAACTGAAACCAGATAAATTATGTAGTAGGTTCCCGCGAAAGTGTCCAACCTACAGTCG carries:
- a CDS encoding uncharacterized protein (ID:PFLUO_002487-T1.cds;~source:funannotate), coding for MNPFRQQFRADSSWHPVGLASSFPDLDLDKDAYRIAPRCKAFRIPTTKAKAPEAPMEADIDQPGDLKEQVLVFNYKGQFHAVDHQCPHSSFPLSQGNVFDIEDFGITLSAGITCPKHEWSFDIFSGQADRGNYKLKVWEVQLREPRVSSTDGSPEGDDKEVWVRRKQRIG